TATTCTGCCGGCCATCATCGGCACCGTCTTTCTCGTGATCCTGATGGTGATCATGGGCGTGCCGGTCGGCGTGCTGACGGCGATCTATTTGCAGGAGTACACGAGTCCCGACTCGAAGATCACCCGCATCATTCGCATCGGGATCAACAATCTTGCAGGTGTGCCGTCGATCGTGTTCGGGCTGTTCGGTCTGGGCTTCTTTATCGGCTTCATCGGGAACGGCATCGACTCGTGGATTTTGCAGTCCGAGCAGCCTGTCTGGGGCCAGCCGGCGATCATCTGGGCAGCGCTGACGCTGGCCTTGCTGACGTTGCCGGTCGTGATTATCTCGACGGAAGAAGCGCTCAAGGCGATACCGCGCGACCTGAAGGATGCCAGCTACGCGCTCGGCGCCACCAAGCTGCAGACGATCGCCCGCGTCATCCTGCCGCAGGCGCTGCCGGGCATTTTCACGGGTGCGATTCTGGCCGTCAGCCGCGGCGCCGGGGAAGTCGCGCCGATCATGTTCACGGGCGCGGCCTATTACTTGCCGTATCTGCCCAACGACCTGACCGATCAATTTATGGAATTGGGATATCACGTTTACGTCATGGCGACGCAATCGCCAGACGTCGAAAAGACGCTGCCGATTCTCTACGGCACAGTTTTGGTGTTGCTTCTGCTGACCTTTCTCCTAAATTTGGTCGCCGTTTTGATCCGTTCCCGGATCCGATCGAGGCGCATCAGTGCATAGCTTGAATCTCAATCCGCGGCCTGAGGAGTTGAATACCGTGCTGCCTCCGGAGAAGCAAGATGCCGCCCGCGTCAAGATGGAAGTCCGCAATCTTGACTTCTACTATGGCGCGCACCAGGCGCTCAAGAACGTCGAAATCGACATTGAAGAACACCGCGTGACCGCCTTTATCGGTCCGTCCGGCTGCGGCAAATCGACTTTCCTGCGCACGCTCAACCGCATGAACGAGACGATCCCCGGGACCCGCATGAGCGGATCGGTCAAACTTGACGGTGTCGACATCTACCGCGACATTCGCGATGTCTCGCAGGTGCGCACCCGCGTTGGCATGGTCTTCCAGAAATCCAACCCGTTCCCGAAGTCGATTTTCGAAAACGTCGCTTATGGTCTGCGCGTCAACGGAATCAAGGACAATAAGGTCATTACTCAGGCAGTAGAGGAAACCCTGAAGGCGGCGTTCCTGTGGGACGAAGTGAAAGACAAACTGGATCACAGCGCTTACCTGCTCTCCGGCGGCCAGCAGCAGCGTCTCTGCATTGCGCGCGCGCTGGCGGTTCGGCCCGAGGTACTCCTGATGGACGAACCGGCCTCTGCCCTCGACCCGATCTCGACTTCGAAGATCGAAGACCTGATCGGCGAACTGAAGCGCCACTATACGATTGTGATCGTCACCCACAACATGCAGCAGGCGGCCCGTATTTCCGATGAAACGGCGTTCTTCTATGAGGGCACGCTCGTCGAGTACGGCGAAACCAAGATGATCTTCACTAAACCCGGAAAGAAACAAACCGAAGACTATATCACCGGCCGTTTCGGCTGATCGAGTAGAGACCGAACTCATGACAGAACACTTGCGCCGCGAAGTCGACCGCCTCAAACGCAAACTGCTTGCCCTCAGCGCCTACGTGGAGGAATCCGTCCAGCGCGCCGTCCGCTCGGTTTCCGACCGCGACGAAAAACTGGCCCAGCGCGTGATCGACACCGACCAGGAAATCGACGACATGGAGGTCGAAGTCGAAGAGGACTGCCTCAAGACCCTGGCGCTTTACCAGCCGGTGGCGATCGACCTGCGTTTGATCATCGCCGTCCTCAAGATCAACAACGATCTCGAACGTATCGGCGATCTGGCGTCCAATATCGCCGAACGCGCGATCTCGCTGGCCCACAAGCCGCGCATCGAATCGCCTTACGACTACGCCACCATGGCCGACAAGGTGCAGAAGATGCTGCAGAAGGCGCTTGACGCTTTGGTTAATGCCGACTCGGCGCTCGCCCGTGAAGTCCTCGCCGGCGACGACGAGATCGACGAGATCAACCGCCTGATGTATGTCAAGATCAACCAGCGCATCCAGGAGAAGCCGGAGGATTCCGATACGCTGATCCAGATGCTCGCGATCTCCCGCAACCTCGAGCGTATTGCCGATCACACCAGCAACATCGCCGAGGATGTCATTTACATGACCGAAGGCGCCATCGTCCGCCACGGCGGCCGCCAGTATTAGGCCGGCCGCGCCAGTATTGTCGATCCATTCAGTTGCCGCATCTTCCGGCTTGTTCCCGTGCCGGTCATGATGTATGTTCCCGCCCAGGCGTAGAACACTTTTTCGGGGAGGGAACCTGTATGCCGTCCACCGGTTGGCTGGCGAAGCTGAAACGGATTCGACTGCTTCCGCCACGCGATGTCGAATTTTTCGGGCTCATGGAGCATATTGCCGATACCGCAGCCGAGACCAGCTATTGGCTGACCGAGCTGTTTAACTCCGACGCCCGCCGGGGTCCGGAACTGGCGACCACGATCGAAAATTGCCTGACACGCACGACGCAAATCGAGAAATCGATCGAGGATTTGCTCGGCCGGTCCCAGCAGCCGCCATTCGGCCGTATCGAGATCAGCCAATTCGCCAACGACGTCTTCCGCATCGTCAAATACATCAATCATTCGGCCAACCGCTACGTCGTCTACGACATCCCGTCCTCGGACAAGGAGATGCGCGAATTGGCGGCGATCATCCGTGAGGCATGCGAGCAGATCGTTGAGGCCGTCCGCTGCCTGCGCCGCGACCGCCACGTCGAACCTTATGCCCGCGCCGTCGACCAGCTCGAAACCCGCGCCGATGAAATCTATCACGGGGGTCTGCGCCGGCGCTTCCAGGAGATTCGCGCCGACCGCGCCAACCTCGAGGCCCGGATCAAGGCCACGCCGACCACGGCCGAGGTCGAGACCGTGTTATCGCTGATCATGGCCAACACCGAGTACACCCGCCACGTCGCGGTATTCTTCATCCTGCGCCAGGTCTACGCCGAACTCGAACGCGCCATCGACGCCTGTACTGAGGCTACCAACACGCTGAAGAGCATGGTTGCCGACAATGTCTGATCAACTCCTGTTGATTCTGATCATTGCCGCGGCGCTCATGTACGACTTCGTTAACGGTTTCCACGACGCCGCCAACGCCATCGCCACTACCATTGCTACGCATGCCTTGTCGCCGCGGAACGCCATCATCATGGCCCGCACTCTCAATTTCGTCGGCGCGCTGTTGCATACCGGCGTCGCCTACACCGTCGGCAAGGGTGTCGTGAGCAGCGACCTGATCACGCTGCCGATGCTGCTGGCGGCGGTCGTCGGCGCGATCCTGTGGGGCTACACCACCTGGTACTTCGGCCTGCCCTCGTCGTCAACGCATGGCCTGATCGGCGGTTTGATCGGCGTAGCGCTGTTCGTCAGCAATTTCGACCTCTCGATTCTCGTTCTCCCCGGCATCAAACGCATTGCCTTTGCCATGGTCGTTTCGCCGATTGCCGGAATCCTGTTCGGGATGATCCTGATCACGATCTTCAGTTGGAGTTCGTGGCGTTTCAAGTACCGCAAGTCGGCCCATTTCTTCAAGCGCCTGCAGGTAGTCTCCGCGGCGTACGTCTCGCTGACCCACGGCATGAACGACGCCCAGAACGCTATGGGCATCATGACCATCGCTCTGCTCTCCGCCGGCGCCATCAGCGAATTTCACGTACCGATGTGGGTGCGGCTGGCCTCGGCCTTCATGATCGGTCTCGGCACCTCGGTGGGCGGGTGGAAAATCATCAAGACCATGGGGAAGAAGATGACCAAGCTCCATGAACCGATTGACGGATGCGCCGCCGAAGCCGCGACAGGTACTGTGATCATGATCACGGCCCTCACCGGCACGCCGGTTTCGACCACCCACGTCGCCACGAGTTCCATTATGGGTACAGCTCTGGCGTACCGGTTCGGCAATCTCAACTATCGCGTGATCCTGAATATCCTCTTGGGGTGGGTCCTCACCTTTCCGGGCGCCGGACTTTTCGGGATCGGTGTCTATCTCCTGATGAAGCTCATCACCTGATCGCAAAGTTCGCCTTGCACATTTCGTCAGCGTTCGCGTACTTGAAGTATGATCGCTGAACTTGGATCAAAACCCAGAGATTGGTGGGTCGCGCTGCTGCTTGTCGTTGCCGGCTTTAGCTTCGCTTCGGCGCAAACGCGCCCGCTGCAATTCCTGGTCTACGGCGGTGTCGCTTACCCGGTCGCTGGAAAGAGCTTCTCTGATGGCTGGAATACCGGCATCAACCTGGGTCTGGGTGTTGCCGTTCCGGTCACCGACCGCATTGCCACCGTGGTCTCGGTCGAGGCAAGCAATATGCCGCTCGATGATGAACGCTATCTGCGTGCCAATCAGTTGCGCGCGGATGAAAACGTCGCCGAGGAGGGGTCGGCCACCGTCATCGCCGGCCATGTCGCTGCCAAGATCACCTTCAGCCGCTCGCGCACCGGCGAAGCGCCGTATGCGCTGCTGGGTGCGACCGTCGCCATGTTTTCGCGCGGGGATGTCTTGATTTCGGCGCAGGAGGGCAGTGAGACCAATTCTTACGTTGTGCAGGGTGAGTCAAAGGCGGCCTTCGGGCTCGGCGGCGGGCTGGGCTTTGACGTCAGCCTCAGCCACAAGAGCTTTCTCTTCTTCGAGGCGCGCTACACCGTGCTGTTCACCAGCGATCCAAGCGTGCACTTCGTCCCGCTCCGCCTCGGCATTGCGTTTCGCTGAGCGCAGCTACAACTGATTCCACGGGCAAAGAAGAAGGTCATGGCCGCTTCGACCATGACCTTCCGCTATTTACGGGCGGATCCGATGTGGTGCTACATACATCCCGCGCACGGCACCGGACCACCGCCGAAGATGAAGTTGATCAGATAGACGGCATCCGAAATCGTCACCAGATCATTGCAGTCAACATCGCCGGCCGATATCGGCTGCGGTGCCGGACCGCCTCCAAAGATGTAATTGACCACGAAGACGCCATCAGAGATGTTGACGATACCGCTCGCATCGACGTCGCCGCAGTTTAAAGAAGCGGCCACGAGGTTGAGCACATAGATGCACTCGAAATCGACGGATGCGGTCGGCTTGACCCGCCAATAGTAGGTCGTCGTGTCGGCGACCGGCAGCGGCGTTGGCACCTGATAGACAGGACCAGTTGCCACCGTTGAGTGCACGATGTTCGTGAACTGCAGATCGGACGCGATTTCGAGATTGTGCTGGCCAACGCTGCTCCACCGCAGAGTCGGCGGATTGGCGAGGCTGAATTGTCCCGGTCGCGGGTAAATCGGAGAGAAATCTTCGAGTGGAAGTCCGAAACGGCAGCCTGCGGCCGGCATGGCGACCGACCAGGCGAGCGAGTACCTGACCCCGTTCAATTCATACTCCAGTGAAAACGGTTCGCCCGCCTGAGCTTCCGGACGCGGCTTTGCATCGACATAGTACTGGCCGGCTTCGATCGCCCCAATCGTCAGCAGAGCGTCAGCGCGGTTGTTCAGGTTGGCGTTGCGTTCGTTGAACGTCGC
The sequence above is a segment of the Candidatus Zixiibacteriota bacterium genome. Coding sequences within it:
- the pstA gene encoding phosphate ABC transporter permease PstA, which encodes MSQTALPQPSAGQFSSPLHFAPKTRGYIPRGLTFLATLIIVIMLAIILGNIAIGGLGTISWEFLSSPPEQGLEAGGILPAIIGTVFLVILMVIMGVPVGVLTAIYLQEYTSPDSKITRIIRIGINNLAGVPSIVFGLFGLGFFIGFIGNGIDSWILQSEQPVWGQPAIIWAALTLALLTLPVVIISTEEALKAIPRDLKDASYALGATKLQTIARVILPQALPGIFTGAILAVSRGAGEVAPIMFTGAAYYLPYLPNDLTDQFMELGYHVYVMATQSPDVEKTLPILYGTVLVLLLLTFLLNLVAVLIRSRIRSRRISA
- a CDS encoding phosphate ABC transporter ATP-binding protein, yielding MEVRNLDFYYGAHQALKNVEIDIEEHRVTAFIGPSGCGKSTFLRTLNRMNETIPGTRMSGSVKLDGVDIYRDIRDVSQVRTRVGMVFQKSNPFPKSIFENVAYGLRVNGIKDNKVITQAVEETLKAAFLWDEVKDKLDHSAYLLSGGQQQRLCIARALAVRPEVLLMDEPASALDPISTSKIEDLIGELKRHYTIVIVTHNMQQAARISDETAFFYEGTLVEYGETKMIFTKPGKKQTEDYITGRFG
- the phoU gene encoding phosphate signaling complex protein PhoU, coding for MTEHLRREVDRLKRKLLALSAYVEESVQRAVRSVSDRDEKLAQRVIDTDQEIDDMEVEVEEDCLKTLALYQPVAIDLRLIIAVLKINNDLERIGDLASNIAERAISLAHKPRIESPYDYATMADKVQKMLQKALDALVNADSALAREVLAGDDEIDEINRLMYVKINQRIQEKPEDSDTLIQMLAISRNLERIADHTSNIAEDVIYMTEGAIVRHGGRQY
- a CDS encoding DUF47 family protein; the protein is MPSTGWLAKLKRIRLLPPRDVEFFGLMEHIADTAAETSYWLTELFNSDARRGPELATTIENCLTRTTQIEKSIEDLLGRSQQPPFGRIEISQFANDVFRIVKYINHSANRYVVYDIPSSDKEMRELAAIIREACEQIVEAVRCLRRDRHVEPYARAVDQLETRADEIYHGGLRRRFQEIRADRANLEARIKATPTTAEVETVLSLIMANTEYTRHVAVFFILRQVYAELERAIDACTEATNTLKSMVADNV
- a CDS encoding inorganic phosphate transporter encodes the protein MSDQLLLILIIAAALMYDFVNGFHDAANAIATTIATHALSPRNAIIMARTLNFVGALLHTGVAYTVGKGVVSSDLITLPMLLAAVVGAILWGYTTWYFGLPSSSTHGLIGGLIGVALFVSNFDLSILVLPGIKRIAFAMVVSPIAGILFGMILITIFSWSSWRFKYRKSAHFFKRLQVVSAAYVSLTHGMNDAQNAMGIMTIALLSAGAISEFHVPMWVRLASAFMIGLGTSVGGWKIIKTMGKKMTKLHEPIDGCAAEAATGTVIMITALTGTPVSTTHVATSSIMGTALAYRFGNLNYRVILNILLGWVLTFPGAGLFGIGVYLLMKLIT
- a CDS encoding outer membrane beta-barrel protein; its protein translation is MIAELGSKPRDWWVALLLVVAGFSFASAQTRPLQFLVYGGVAYPVAGKSFSDGWNTGINLGLGVAVPVTDRIATVVSVEASNMPLDDERYLRANQLRADENVAEEGSATVIAGHVAAKITFSRSRTGEAPYALLGATVAMFSRGDVLISAQEGSETNSYVVQGESKAAFGLGGGLGFDVSLSHKSFLFFEARYTVLFTSDPSVHFVPLRLGIAFR